A stretch of the Oligoflexus sp. genome encodes the following:
- a CDS encoding YbhB/YbcL family Raf kinase inhibitor-like protein → MKNASWTIQVFYSAVFLSALGCAYSKPSAPVTRTNSTAPAPANGNATPQTGNNADEKTADSVTAPQTDDKAAPTPAPPATPAAPQAMTLTSTAFANNGAIPRVHVAVNGGGNMSPPLQWKNPPAGTGSFAIQMVDLDFLRPSPAPFIHWVITNIPATSTQLPAGLPGGNNLAAPAEALGASQFKNYGGPNPPNLHRYEWTIYAIKQGQTLNIIENSTMNKAELEAKSLGKATITGTFTP, encoded by the coding sequence ATGAAAAATGCTTCGTGGACTATCCAGGTTTTTTACAGCGCTGTGTTCTTGAGTGCACTGGGCTGTGCCTATTCCAAGCCTTCCGCTCCGGTGACGCGTACGAATTCGACAGCACCGGCTCCGGCGAACGGAAACGCCACACCACAGACCGGGAATAATGCGGATGAGAAAACTGCGGATTCTGTAACGGCGCCGCAGACGGACGATAAGGCCGCTCCCACGCCAGCGCCTCCAGCGACGCCGGCTGCGCCTCAGGCGATGACTTTGACCAGCACCGCCTTTGCGAATAACGGCGCGATACCTCGCGTGCATGTCGCGGTCAACGGTGGCGGAAATATGTCGCCGCCCCTTCAGTGGAAAAATCCTCCGGCAGGAACGGGATCATTTGCCATTCAGATGGTGGATCTGGATTTTCTGAGGCCGTCACCGGCCCCTTTCATTCACTGGGTGATCACCAACATTCCGGCCACCAGCACTCAGCTGCCGGCAGGCTTGCCCGGCGGCAATAACCTGGCAGCGCCAGCAGAAGCTTTGGGTGCCAGCCAATTCAAAAACTATGGGGGCCCGAATCCACCGAACCTCCATCGGTATGAGTGGACCATCTATGCGATCAAGCAGGGTCAGACGCTGAACATCATCGAGAATTCGACCATGAACAAAGCGGAGCTGGAGGCCAAGAGCCTCGGCAAGGCCACGATTACCGGAACCTTCACGCCCTGA
- a CDS encoding aminotransferase class V-fold PLP-dependent enzyme produces MSTLVSQVDPQGLLEYSVVFNDRSLNHMSAAFQGIMRSISSTLRDVYAAEAVALVPGGGTYGMEAVARQFASGKRCLVLRNGWFSYRWSQIFDMGSIPAHHDVLKARRLHDGHAAPFQPAPLKEVLETIQKDKPDLVFAPHVETASGIILPDDYIGAVAEAVHAHGGLFVLDCIASGTVWINMKKLGVDILISAPQKGWSASPCSALIMLGAAAKQRIETTRSTSFACDLLKWLQIMQAYEAGGHAYHATMPTDALARFHAAMKEAEALGFDELDQRQRELGGRVRALLAQYGFPSVAAPGFEAPGVVVSYTDDDGIHKGTKFAKAGLQTAAGVPLMCDEPADYKTFRLGLFGLDKLMNVERTVGNLEAALKQL; encoded by the coding sequence GTGTCAACACTTGTATCTCAAGTCGATCCCCAAGGGCTTTTGGAATATTCAGTCGTTTTTAACGATCGTTCACTGAATCACATGTCCGCCGCATTCCAAGGAATCATGCGCTCGATTTCGAGCACGCTGCGCGACGTCTATGCAGCGGAAGCCGTGGCGCTGGTTCCCGGCGGCGGAACCTATGGCATGGAAGCTGTGGCCAGGCAGTTCGCCAGTGGAAAGCGCTGTCTGGTCCTGCGCAATGGCTGGTTCAGCTATCGCTGGTCTCAGATCTTTGATATGGGCAGCATCCCCGCTCATCATGACGTTCTGAAAGCCCGCCGTCTGCATGATGGTCACGCGGCACCGTTTCAGCCTGCGCCCTTAAAAGAGGTGCTGGAGACCATTCAAAAGGACAAACCCGACCTTGTATTCGCACCCCATGTGGAAACGGCCTCGGGCATCATCCTGCCTGATGATTATATCGGCGCCGTGGCCGAAGCGGTTCATGCGCACGGCGGGCTCTTCGTTCTCGATTGCATCGCTTCGGGGACGGTCTGGATCAACATGAAAAAGCTGGGCGTCGATATCCTGATCAGCGCCCCGCAGAAGGGCTGGAGCGCCAGCCCCTGCAGCGCGCTTATCATGCTGGGTGCGGCTGCGAAACAGAGGATCGAGACAACCCGCAGCACGAGCTTCGCCTGCGATCTTTTAAAATGGCTGCAGATCATGCAAGCCTATGAAGCCGGTGGTCATGCCTATCATGCGACGATGCCGACCGATGCGCTCGCGCGCTTTCATGCGGCCATGAAAGAGGCCGAGGCCCTGGGCTTTGATGAGCTGGACCAACGGCAGCGGGAATTGGGTGGTAGAGTGCGGGCGCTGCTTGCGCAGTATGGTTTTCCAAGCGTCGCGGCCCCGGGCTTTGAAGCGCCTGGCGTCGTGGTGTCTTATACCGATGATGATGGCATTCACAAGGGCACAAAGTTCGCCAAGGCTGGACTGCAAACAGCAGCCGGCGTTCCGCTCATGTGCGATGAGCCGGCGGACTATAAAACTTTCCGCCTGGGACTCTTCGGTCTGGATAAGCTGATGAATGTGGAAAGAACGGTGGGGAACCTGGAAGCGGCTCTGAAGCAGCTCTGA
- a CDS encoding nitric-oxide reductase large subunit has product MKYKRLWVGLAFIVGLSFALLLGVGAEIYREAPPIPDRVTTPDGTILYTGEQIRDGQNVWQSTGGQQLGSIWGHGSYVAPDWSADWLHREAVVLLDLLSQERFKASYDTLTESQKASLQIEARELMRTNTYDAAQKTLQVDPRRAQAIQAVAAHYDALFASDPKFTDLRSAYAMQNNAVPDPARRQAMTAFFFWTSWSSITNRPGQNISYTNNWPHEPLLGNRPTTDAFLWTMLSIVALIAGIGALAYTMARQESEHEKEPAEKTGSTSLLWTLRQTPSMRATVKYFYTVMGLLLFQIILGIVTAHYGVEGQSFYGFPLADYLPYAVTRTWHTQLGIFWIATAWLGTGLFMAPMLAGKEPRFQRLGVNVLWFCLVVIVVGSMAGQWFAIQQKLGNVANFWWGHQGYEYVDLGRFWQIFLFAGLFIWLGLMLRGLIPALKRPDEPRHLLAVFGLSCFAIAAFYGAGLMWGRQTHLAVAEYWRWWVVHLWVEGFFEVFATAVIALIFVRLGLLRQHVATYSVLFGTSIFLLGGILGTFHHLYFSGTPTSVLALGATFSALEVVPLSLIGFEAYKQSRLTHDHQVAKIYRWPIYFLVAVSFWNLLGAGVFGFLINPPLALYYMQGLNTTPVHGHTALFGVYGMLGIGLMLFCIRSLEYRRQWSERALRWSFWSLNGGLMVMVLLSLLPIGLLQTQASVEHGLWYARSAEFMNTPVMQVLKWLRVPGDILFALGVAALLVFFVRRSTTPETVESEVLLGANKPDESLEQYGV; this is encoded by the coding sequence ATGAAGTACAAAAGACTTTGGGTCGGCCTCGCTTTCATTGTCGGACTCTCGTTCGCGCTGCTTTTAGGCGTGGGCGCGGAAATCTATCGGGAAGCCCCGCCGATTCCCGATCGTGTGACGACTCCGGACGGGACCATTCTTTATACAGGCGAACAGATTCGCGATGGCCAGAACGTGTGGCAATCGACCGGCGGGCAGCAGCTCGGTTCGATCTGGGGCCACGGCTCCTATGTGGCGCCCGATTGGTCAGCTGACTGGCTGCATCGGGAAGCGGTGGTGCTGCTCGATCTTCTATCCCAGGAAAGATTTAAAGCATCCTATGATACCCTGACCGAATCGCAGAAAGCGTCGCTCCAAATAGAGGCTCGCGAGCTGATGCGTACCAACACCTATGATGCTGCCCAAAAAACGCTGCAGGTGGATCCACGCCGCGCGCAGGCGATCCAAGCGGTGGCCGCGCATTACGATGCTCTGTTCGCCAGCGATCCCAAATTCACAGATCTGCGTTCCGCCTATGCGATGCAGAACAACGCTGTCCCGGATCCTGCGCGTCGTCAGGCGATGACGGCCTTTTTCTTCTGGACCTCCTGGTCTTCGATCACCAATCGACCTGGACAGAATATTTCCTATACCAACAACTGGCCGCATGAACCCCTGCTCGGCAATCGGCCGACTACGGATGCTTTCCTTTGGACGATGCTCAGCATCGTGGCATTGATTGCGGGGATCGGAGCCTTGGCTTACACCATGGCCAGGCAGGAAAGCGAGCATGAGAAAGAACCGGCTGAAAAAACTGGATCAACGTCCCTTCTTTGGACGCTTCGTCAAACGCCTTCGATGCGCGCCACAGTAAAATATTTTTATACCGTCATGGGACTTCTGCTGTTCCAGATTATACTAGGGATAGTAACCGCCCATTACGGGGTCGAAGGCCAGAGTTTTTACGGCTTTCCGTTGGCTGACTATCTGCCTTACGCGGTCACACGCACCTGGCACACGCAGCTTGGAATTTTTTGGATCGCCACCGCGTGGCTGGGCACAGGGCTTTTCATGGCGCCGATGCTCGCCGGCAAGGAACCGCGCTTTCAGCGTCTTGGCGTGAACGTGCTCTGGTTCTGCCTTGTCGTGATCGTGGTCGGTTCGATGGCAGGTCAATGGTTTGCGATTCAGCAAAAACTCGGAAACGTGGCCAACTTCTGGTGGGGCCATCAGGGTTATGAATATGTGGATCTCGGCCGCTTCTGGCAGATTTTCCTTTTCGCCGGTCTTTTCATCTGGCTCGGGCTGATGCTGCGGGGTCTGATACCGGCGCTGAAACGTCCGGATGAACCCAGGCACCTTCTGGCTGTATTTGGTTTGTCCTGCTTCGCCATCGCCGCGTTCTATGGAGCCGGACTGATGTGGGGTCGGCAGACGCATCTGGCCGTCGCTGAATACTGGCGCTGGTGGGTCGTTCATCTTTGGGTGGAAGGTTTCTTTGAAGTCTTCGCCACCGCGGTCATCGCTTTGATCTTTGTGCGCCTTGGGCTCTTGCGCCAGCATGTGGCGACCTACAGCGTGCTGTTTGGAACGTCCATCTTTCTTCTGGGCGGAATATTGGGAACCTTCCATCACCTTTATTTCAGCGGAACGCCGACCTCGGTGCTCGCTCTCGGGGCCACGTTCTCGGCGCTGGAAGTCGTGCCCTTGTCCTTGATCGGCTTTGAGGCCTATAAGCAGTCGCGTCTGACTCATGATCATCAGGTCGCGAAAATCTATCGCTGGCCGATATACTTCCTGGTCGCTGTTTCCTTCTGGAATCTTTTGGGTGCCGGCGTCTTTGGTTTCCTGATCAATCCACCCCTGGCCCTTTATTACATGCAGGGTTTGAACACGACTCCCGTCCATGGTCACACCGCCCTCTTTGGTGTGTATGGAATGCTGGGCATCGGGCTCATGCTCTTCTGCATCCGGTCTTTGGAATACCGTCGTCAATGGTCGGAACGCGCCCTGCGCTGGTCGTTCTGGTCCCTGAACGGTGGCCTTATGGTGATGGTGCTCCTGAGCCTTCTGCCTATCGGTCTTCTGCAGACCCAGGCCAGCGTCGAACATGGGCTTTGGTATGCACGGTCCGCTGAGTTCATGAATACACCCGTCATGCAGGTCCTGAAATGGCTGCGGGTGCCCGGTGATATTCTCTTTGCCCTGGGTGTGGCTGCTCTTCTGGTGTTCTTTGTGCGCCGCAGCACGACACCGGAAACTGTGGAATCGGAAGTTCTTCTTGGAGCCAATAAACCAGACGAAAGTCTGGAACAATATGGTGTTTGA
- a CDS encoding PAS domain-containing sensor histidine kinase translates to MRHRAAKMVRRATVDLFIVFDEIPALIAYWDRDQRCCYANRSYVDWFNYLPEDLLGRTMLQLLGPDLYASNTPYIEAALRGERQQFDRDLFHRPSGEMRHTQAHYIPDKVGDTVKGFTVLVFDVTDKVRAEKRALEAAEAKARFLATMSHEIRTPLNGITGMTSLLMDTSLDATQMQYVEAIQTSGSLLLSVLNDILDFSKIEAGKLDFETVPFSLQHLLSELHTALSFTARGKGLPLTFHNQVPGDAVFLGDPSRLKQVLNNLISNAIKFTSAGHVSLKVERLEVAQEICTLHFEVTDTGIGISSDTTPKLFQPFVQGDSSTSRRFGGSGLGLSISKYLVERMGGEIGVISEEGQGSRFWFRIKLQRASSLSKGPKSAHRFDPNLRFHGHALIVDDVALNQAVAVKMLEKIGMSAVAVNGGQEALDRLQRERFDIVFMDCNMPEMDGYEASRRIRSLKAPVVAMPIVAMTANAMKSDMDKCFSAGMNDYLPKPLTPQQLVEVVSRWLPLQNAGGGSTPMPSKPVLDAHILEQLQSLVPHANRQNLINELFEKFAAMIPEGLEKMRNAQRAGDRKALAFEAHRLKSVGAALGASRFAAVCQNLEDMPKSMTAADAAACIDQLALEFKTFAATLQLNLKQTSQRNIA, encoded by the coding sequence ATGCGTCATCGTGCTGCCAAGATGGTGCGAAGAGCGACCGTGGATCTTTTCATAGTGTTCGATGAAATCCCTGCACTTATCGCCTATTGGGATCGCGATCAACGCTGCTGTTATGCCAACCGATCTTACGTCGACTGGTTCAACTACCTGCCCGAGGATCTTTTGGGCCGTACCATGCTGCAGCTCCTGGGTCCTGATCTTTATGCCAGCAACACACCCTATATCGAAGCCGCCCTGCGTGGCGAGCGTCAACAATTTGACCGCGACCTCTTTCATAGACCGTCGGGCGAGATGCGTCACACCCAGGCGCATTATATCCCGGACAAGGTGGGGGATACGGTCAAGGGATTCACAGTCCTTGTTTTTGATGTGACCGATAAAGTCCGCGCTGAAAAGCGGGCTTTGGAAGCTGCCGAGGCGAAGGCCCGCTTTCTGGCCACGATGAGCCATGAGATCCGCACGCCCTTGAACGGCATCACGGGCATGACCAGTCTTCTGATGGACACCTCGCTTGACGCGACTCAAATGCAGTATGTGGAGGCCATCCAGACTTCGGGCTCGCTGCTTTTGAGCGTTCTGAATGATATCCTCGATTTCTCCAAGATCGAAGCCGGCAAACTGGATTTCGAAACGGTGCCCTTTTCGCTGCAGCACCTTCTGAGTGAACTGCATACGGCCCTCTCCTTTACCGCCCGCGGCAAGGGTCTGCCTTTGACTTTTCATAATCAGGTGCCAGGCGATGCGGTTTTCCTGGGCGATCCGTCGCGGCTGAAGCAGGTCCTGAATAATTTGATCAGCAACGCCATCAAATTTACCAGCGCCGGGCATGTTTCGCTGAAGGTCGAGCGGCTTGAGGTTGCGCAGGAAATTTGCACGCTGCATTTTGAAGTCACGGACACAGGGATCGGCATTTCCAGCGACACGACTCCGAAACTCTTTCAACCTTTTGTGCAGGGTGATAGTTCGACATCCAGGCGCTTTGGTGGCAGCGGTCTTGGTCTCTCGATTTCCAAATACCTCGTCGAACGCATGGGGGGTGAAATCGGTGTCATCAGCGAAGAGGGTCAGGGTTCGCGTTTTTGGTTCCGCATCAAGCTGCAGCGCGCCTCAAGTCTGTCCAAGGGACCGAAGTCGGCCCATCGCTTCGATCCGAATCTTCGTTTCCACGGCCATGCACTTATCGTGGATGATGTCGCCCTGAACCAGGCCGTCGCGGTGAAAATGCTGGAAAAAATCGGCATGAGCGCAGTGGCGGTGAACGGCGGACAGGAGGCGCTCGATCGACTGCAAAGGGAGCGCTTTGATATCGTCTTCATGGACTGCAACATGCCCGAGATGGATGGCTACGAAGCATCCCGCCGCATCCGCAGCTTAAAGGCTCCTGTGGTCGCGATGCCGATCGTGGCGATGACGGCCAATGCGATGAAAAGCGATATGGATAAGTGCTTCAGCGCCGGCATGAATGACTACCTGCCCAAGCCTCTGACGCCACAGCAGCTGGTCGAGGTCGTGAGCCGCTGGCTGCCGCTGCAGAATGCAGGTGGCGGATCGACTCCCATGCCTTCAAAGCCTGTTCTGGATGCGCATATCCTTGAGCAGCTGCAAAGTCTCGTGCCCCACGCCAATCGGCAGAATCTGATCAACGAGCTCTTTGAGAAATTTGCCGCCATGATTCCAGAAGGCCTTGAAAAAATGCGCAATGCCCAAAGAGCTGGGGATCGCAAGGCTCTCGCTTTCGAAGCCCATCGCCTGAAATCCGTCGGCGCCGCCTTGGGTGCCAGCCGTTTCGCAGCCGTCTGTCAGAATCTGGAAGATATGCCGAAGTCCATGACCGCGGCTGATGCCGCCGCATGCATCGACCAGCTCGCTTTGGAATTCAAGACCTTCGCAGCCACCCTGCAGCTGAACTTAAAGCAGACGTCTCAGCGCAACATCGCCTGA
- the norR gene encoding nitric oxide reductase transcriptional regulator NorR, translated as MNHDDPLVQVALDLSQSLPSDARYSRLLDAVRKLVPCAVAVLFRFDHGTLVPLAVDGLPENLLKNRFVPGEHPRLAAILGSRRPIRFAADDPLPDPFDAWLRDPEDRSHRVHACMGCGLWLENRVVGLLTMDALEEGAFDGISNMQLERIAALAAATMQTATLIDRLEQKVEKNQRVAVELQRDSFHREGSLLIGESAAIQTLKREINMVAASDLPVLILGETGTGKELVARLLHMGSPRSEQAMVHVNCAALPESIAESELFGHVKGSFTGASQDRMGKFELADGGTLFLDEVGELPLSIQASMLRALQSGEIQRVGSDRTHRVNARVIAATNRDLSREVKQGRFRADLYHRLSVYPLQIPPLRDRKDDIVFLSDYFLGQISLKLGVRSLRLDKEALQILQNYDWPGNVRELEHSLTRAALRASRATDKPASHVRAEHLDGIFNQSAADHASPQKSKGQESFEPLMEAVLAFQKKEILRALQAVDGNWAAAARLLGMHRSNLHRLAQRLGIK; from the coding sequence ATGAATCATGATGATCCGTTGGTGCAGGTTGCCCTCGATCTTTCGCAAAGCCTTCCCAGTGATGCTCGCTATTCGAGGCTTTTGGATGCCGTGCGTAAACTCGTTCCCTGCGCGGTTGCCGTTCTTTTTCGCTTTGACCATGGAACCCTTGTTCCCCTGGCCGTTGATGGCCTTCCCGAAAATCTTCTGAAAAATCGTTTCGTTCCTGGCGAGCATCCACGCCTGGCCGCGATCCTTGGATCCCGCCGTCCGATTCGCTTTGCGGCGGATGATCCCCTGCCCGATCCCTTCGATGCCTGGCTGCGTGATCCCGAAGATCGGAGTCACCGCGTTCACGCCTGCATGGGCTGTGGACTTTGGCTGGAAAACAGGGTGGTTGGACTCCTCACCATGGATGCGCTCGAAGAGGGCGCCTTCGATGGCATCAGCAATATGCAGCTGGAACGCATTGCGGCTCTGGCTGCGGCCACCATGCAAACGGCGACCTTGATCGACAGGCTCGAACAGAAAGTGGAGAAGAATCAGCGCGTGGCGGTCGAACTGCAGCGCGATAGCTTCCATCGCGAGGGCAGCCTGCTTATCGGCGAAAGCGCGGCCATACAAACTCTGAAGCGCGAAATCAATATGGTGGCCGCCTCGGATTTGCCTGTGCTGATTCTGGGCGAAACTGGAACCGGCAAGGAGCTGGTCGCCCGCCTCCTTCATATGGGATCACCCCGCAGTGAGCAGGCCATGGTCCATGTGAACTGTGCCGCCTTGCCCGAAAGTATTGCCGAGAGTGAACTCTTTGGTCATGTCAAAGGTTCTTTCACGGGCGCTTCGCAGGATCGCATGGGAAAATTCGAACTCGCCGATGGCGGCACGCTGTTTCTGGATGAGGTTGGTGAACTGCCGCTGTCCATTCAAGCCAGTATGCTGCGGGCGCTTCAATCAGGTGAAATTCAAAGGGTCGGCTCGGATCGCACGCATCGGGTGAACGCGCGGGTGATCGCGGCAACCAATCGCGACCTCAGCCGCGAGGTCAAACAGGGTCGCTTCCGCGCCGATCTTTATCACCGCCTTAGCGTCTACCCACTGCAGATACCCCCTTTGCGGGATCGCAAGGATGATATCGTCTTTCTCTCGGATTATTTTCTGGGGCAGATCAGCCTGAAGCTCGGTGTCCGCTCTTTGCGGCTGGATAAGGAGGCGCTGCAGATCCTGCAGAATTACGATTGGCCCGGGAATGTGCGCGAATTGGAGCACAGCCTGACCCGCGCGGCCTTGCGGGCTTCACGCGCCACCGATAAACCGGCCTCCCATGTTCGCGCCGAACATTTGGATGGCATCTTCAATCAAAGCGCCGCAGATCACGCATCGCCTCAAAAATCGAAAGGCCAGGAAAGCTTCGAGCCGCTTATGGAAGCCGTTCTGGCTTTTCAAAAAAAAGAGATACTGCGGGCCCTGCAGGCCGTGGATGGCAACTGGGCCGCGGCCGCTCGCCTTCTGGGAATGCATCGCAGCAATCTGCATCGGCTGGCGCAAAGGCTTGGAATCAAATAG
- a CDS encoding DUF542 domain-containing protein, which yields MQHDIAGKNPAPRDTLGDRAARDPAVARVFARFGIDYCCRGWQRLDEACQKLGISAADVEAAIQEETAAHPESRTIGWDQLSLRDLVNHVLTIYHEPLRPELERLHDLAIKVARVHGKKDPDRLPALEEAVRDLREDLLHHMQKEEVVLFPLICEKRGPLLTGPMTVMHHEHETTGALLSRIRTLTGQFQAPDEACNSWRALYSGLEALEFSIMQHINFEEHVLFPRGLQLNQGTAT from the coding sequence ATGCAACATGATATCGCTGGAAAAAATCCTGCGCCTCGTGACACTCTCGGCGATCGCGCTGCGCGAGATCCCGCTGTCGCCCGCGTCTTTGCCCGCTTTGGAATAGACTATTGCTGCCGCGGCTGGCAGCGTTTGGATGAAGCCTGTCAGAAACTTGGAATCAGCGCGGCCGACGTGGAAGCTGCGATTCAAGAGGAAACCGCGGCCCATCCTGAATCCCGCACCATTGGTTGGGATCAGCTGTCGCTGCGTGATCTCGTCAATCATGTCCTGACCATCTACCATGAACCCCTGCGGCCGGAGTTGGAACGCCTGCACGACCTTGCCATCAAGGTCGCCCGCGTTCATGGCAAAAAGGATCCCGATCGCCTTCCGGCTTTGGAAGAGGCCGTTCGTGATCTGCGCGAAGACCTTCTGCATCATATGCAGAAAGAGGAAGTGGTTCTTTTCCCCTTGATCTGTGAGAAAAGAGGACCCCTTCTGACCGGACCGATGACGGTCATGCATCATGAGCATGAAACAACCGGAGCGCTTTTGAGCCGCATCCGGACTTTAACCGGACAATTCCAGGCTCCCGATGAAGCCTGCAATAGCTGGCGCGCACTTTACAGCGGTCTGGAAGCTCTCGAATTTTCCATCATGCAGCATATCAATTTCGAGGAGCATGTGCTCTTTCCCCGTGGTCTGCAACTCAATCAAGGAACTGCAACATGA